One genomic segment of Salmo trutta chromosome 8, fSalTru1.1, whole genome shotgun sequence includes these proteins:
- the LOC115198726 gene encoding non-muscle caldesmon isoform X3 gives MDDDFERRRELRRQKREEMRLEAERMAFQGSNEDEEEAARERRRRARQERMRGMGGEEPSDSVGMTNSHSVTETVSVSSSSMTSSGGGDDDEQALLERMAKREERRQKRLMEALEREKDQNPGNDGNHGSGENTVEERSVDRRGRYQDNEEEAEERNCRKEEEGEAAPEEEEEAEQREGEGEVEEEAVEEEKPRRSYMREQESIEEKTRNEVNEKQNGGLHEETPQKHKKPERTLSRGSVCSPEAGAEEQDDTARLEAELKLQELKRRRDDAESEEFERMRQKQQEAEQELEELKKKREERRKIIEGEERQKKQEEAEKKAREEEEKRRMKEEIERRRAEAAEKRQQMGVETVDAEAKPFKCFSPRGSSLKIGERAEFLSKSAQKSTVKTTHSPVVSKIDNRLEQYTSVAQNKEMRSPRSGAVDLPMVTDGIRNIKSMWEKGSVFNSPGGGGGTYKEAAGMKIGVAGRINDWLNKTPESKTPGGRPADLKPGDVTNKRSLWENKGSSPAKVTGRGENKSVSNGMGHE, from the exons GATGGCCTTCCAGGGTAGtaatgaggatgaggaggaggctgCAAGGGAGCGTAGACGCAGGGCGCGtcaggagaggatgagagggatgGGAGGCGAGGAGCCCAGTGACAGCGTGGGGATGACCAACAGCCATAG tgtGACAGAGACTGTGTCTGTGTCCTCCTCCTCTATGACCTCCTCGGGTGGAGGAGACGATGATGAGCAGGCCCTGCTGGAGCGCATGGCCAAACGAGAGGAGCGCAGGCAGAAAAGATTGATGGAAGCTCTGGAGCGAGAGAAGGATCAGAACCCCGGCAATGACGGTAACCACGGCAGCGGGGAGAATACTGTGGAGGAGAGGTCCGTCGACCGCAGGGGCCGTTACCAGGACAACGAAGAAGAGGCGGAAGAGCGGAACTGccgaaaggaggaggagggggaggccgctccggaggaggaggaagaggctgagcagagagagggagagggagaagtggaGGAAGAGGCGGTGGAGGAGGAGAAACCGAGACGGTCCTATATGAGAGAACAG GAATCCATTGAGGAAAAAACTAGAAACGAG GTGAATGAAAAGCAGAATGGAGGTCTGCACGAGGAGACTCCTCAAAAACACAAAAAACCAGAAAGGACCCTGAG CCGCGGCAGCGTGTGTTCCCCGGAGGCGGGGGCGGAGGAGCAGGACGACACGGCGCGCCTGGAGGCGGAGCTTAAGCTGCAGGAGCTGAAGCGCCGCCGTGACGACGCGGAGAGCGAGGAGTTCGAGAGGATGAGACAGAAGCAGCAGGAGGCTGagcaggagctggaggagctgaagaagaagagggaggagaggaggaagatcatagaaggggaggagagacagaagaaacAGGAGGAGGCCGAGAAGAAGgccagagaggag gaggagaagaggaggatgaaggaggAGATAGAGCGGAGGAGGGCGGAGGCGGCCGAGAAGAGACAGCAGATGGGGGTGGAGACCGTCGACGCAGAGGCCAAACCCTTCAAATGCTTCAGTCCCAGAGGATCCTCCCTCAAG ATTGGTGAAAGGGCAGAGTTTCTGAGCAAGTCGGCACAGAAAAG CACGGTGAAGACAActcactctcctgtcgtctctaAGATTGACAACAGACTGGAGCAGTACACCTCTGTTGCCCAG AACAAGGAGATGCGGTCCCCACGCTCCGGTGCCGTGGACCTGCCCATGGTGACAGATGGGATACGCAACATTAAGAGCATGTGGGAGAAAGGCAGCGTGTTCAACTCGCCCGGGGGCGGCGGGGGCACGTACAAG GAAGCAGCTGGGATGAAGATAGGTGTGGCGGGCCGCATCAACGACTGGCTGAATAAAACCCCCGAGAGCAAAACGCCGGGAGGAAGGCCCGCG gaCCTAAAGCCTGGAGATGTGACCAACAAGAGAAGTCTGTGGGAAAACAAGGGCTCCTCCCCAGCCAAG GTGACTGGCAGAGGGGAGAATAAATCTGTCTCCAACG GTATGGGACACGAATGA
- the LOC115198726 gene encoding non-muscle caldesmon isoform X1, translating into MDDDFERRRELRRQKREEMRLEAERMAFQGSNEDEEEAARERRRRARQERMRGMGGEEPSDSVGMTNSHSVTETVSVSSSSMTSSGGGDDDEQALLERMAKREERRQKRLMEALEREKDQNPGNDGNHGSGENTVEERSVDRRGRYQDNEEEAEERNCRKEEEGEAAPEEEEEAEQREGEGEVEEEAVEEEKPRRSYMREQESIEEKTRNEEDTEEPAVVLNEVEESVNSEVEVEEDAELSDKVEEEVEEPDQLEVEGTMVTLNNETEEDCGMSTIQNGLDVVNEKQNGGLHEETPQKHKKPERTLSRGSVCSPEAGAEEQDDTARLEAELKLQELKRRRDDAESEEFERMRQKQQEAEQELEELKKKREERRKIIEGEERQKKQEEAEKKAREEEEKRRMKEEIERRRAEAAEKRQQMGVETVDAEAKPFKCFSPRGSSLKIGERAEFLSKSAQKSTVKTTHSPVVSKIDNRLEQYTSVAQNKEMRSPRSGAVDLPMVTDGIRNIKSMWEKGSVFNSPGGGGGTYKEAAGMKIGVAGRINDWLNKTPESKTPGGRPADLKPGDVTNKRSLWENKGSSPAKVTGRGENKSVSNGMGHE; encoded by the exons GATGGCCTTCCAGGGTAGtaatgaggatgaggaggaggctgCAAGGGAGCGTAGACGCAGGGCGCGtcaggagaggatgagagggatgGGAGGCGAGGAGCCCAGTGACAGCGTGGGGATGACCAACAGCCATAG tgtGACAGAGACTGTGTCTGTGTCCTCCTCCTCTATGACCTCCTCGGGTGGAGGAGACGATGATGAGCAGGCCCTGCTGGAGCGCATGGCCAAACGAGAGGAGCGCAGGCAGAAAAGATTGATGGAAGCTCTGGAGCGAGAGAAGGATCAGAACCCCGGCAATGACGGTAACCACGGCAGCGGGGAGAATACTGTGGAGGAGAGGTCCGTCGACCGCAGGGGCCGTTACCAGGACAACGAAGAAGAGGCGGAAGAGCGGAACTGccgaaaggaggaggagggggaggccgctccggaggaggaggaagaggctgagcagagagagggagagggagaagtggaGGAAGAGGCGGTGGAGGAGGAGAAACCGAGACGGTCCTATATGAGAGAACAG GAATCCATTGAGGAAAAAACTAGAAACGAG GAAGATACAGAAGAACCAGCAGTGGTTTTAAATGAGGTTGAGGAATCAGTCAATTCAGAGGTAGAGGTTGAAGAAGATGCTGAATTAAGTGATAAGGTAGAAGAAGAGGTAGAGGAACCAGATCAGTTAGAGGTAGAGGGCACAATGGTGACActgaacaatgagactgaggaagACTGTGGGATGTCAACCATCCAAAACGGCTTGGATGTG GTGAATGAAAAGCAGAATGGAGGTCTGCACGAGGAGACTCCTCAAAAACACAAAAAACCAGAAAGGACCCTGAG CCGCGGCAGCGTGTGTTCCCCGGAGGCGGGGGCGGAGGAGCAGGACGACACGGCGCGCCTGGAGGCGGAGCTTAAGCTGCAGGAGCTGAAGCGCCGCCGTGACGACGCGGAGAGCGAGGAGTTCGAGAGGATGAGACAGAAGCAGCAGGAGGCTGagcaggagctggaggagctgaagaagaagagggaggagaggaggaagatcatagaaggggaggagagacagaagaaacAGGAGGAGGCCGAGAAGAAGgccagagaggag gaggagaagaggaggatgaaggaggAGATAGAGCGGAGGAGGGCGGAGGCGGCCGAGAAGAGACAGCAGATGGGGGTGGAGACCGTCGACGCAGAGGCCAAACCCTTCAAATGCTTCAGTCCCAGAGGATCCTCCCTCAAG ATTGGTGAAAGGGCAGAGTTTCTGAGCAAGTCGGCACAGAAAAG CACGGTGAAGACAActcactctcctgtcgtctctaAGATTGACAACAGACTGGAGCAGTACACCTCTGTTGCCCAG AACAAGGAGATGCGGTCCCCACGCTCCGGTGCCGTGGACCTGCCCATGGTGACAGATGGGATACGCAACATTAAGAGCATGTGGGAGAAAGGCAGCGTGTTCAACTCGCCCGGGGGCGGCGGGGGCACGTACAAG GAAGCAGCTGGGATGAAGATAGGTGTGGCGGGCCGCATCAACGACTGGCTGAATAAAACCCCCGAGAGCAAAACGCCGGGAGGAAGGCCCGCG gaCCTAAAGCCTGGAGATGTGACCAACAAGAGAAGTCTGTGGGAAAACAAGGGCTCCTCCCCAGCCAAG GTGACTGGCAGAGGGGAGAATAAATCTGTCTCCAACG GTATGGGACACGAATGA
- the LOC115198726 gene encoding non-muscle caldesmon isoform X4, whose translation MDDDFERRRELRRQKREEMRLEAERMAFQGSNEDEEEAARERRRRARQERMRGMGGEEPSDSVGMTNSHSVTETVSVSSSSMTSSGGGDDDEQALLERMAKREERRQKRLMEALEREKDQNPGNDGNHGSGENTVEERSVDRRGRYQDNEEEAEERNCRKEEEGEAAPEEEEEAEQREGEGEVEEEAVEEEKPRRSYMREQVNEKQNGGLHEETPQKHKKPERTLSRGSVCSPEAGAEEQDDTARLEAELKLQELKRRRDDAESEEFERMRQKQQEAEQELEELKKKREERRKIIEGEERQKKQEEAEKKAREEEEKRRMKEEIERRRAEAAEKRQQMGVETVDAEAKPFKCFSPRGSSLKIGERAEFLSKSAQKSTVKTTHSPVVSKIDNRLEQYTSVAQNKEMRSPRSGAVDLPMVTDGIRNIKSMWEKGSVFNSPGGGGGTYKEAAGMKIGVAGRINDWLNKTPESKTPGGRPADLKPGDVTNKRSLWENKGSSPAKVTGRGENKSVSNGMGHE comes from the exons GATGGCCTTCCAGGGTAGtaatgaggatgaggaggaggctgCAAGGGAGCGTAGACGCAGGGCGCGtcaggagaggatgagagggatgGGAGGCGAGGAGCCCAGTGACAGCGTGGGGATGACCAACAGCCATAG tgtGACAGAGACTGTGTCTGTGTCCTCCTCCTCTATGACCTCCTCGGGTGGAGGAGACGATGATGAGCAGGCCCTGCTGGAGCGCATGGCCAAACGAGAGGAGCGCAGGCAGAAAAGATTGATGGAAGCTCTGGAGCGAGAGAAGGATCAGAACCCCGGCAATGACGGTAACCACGGCAGCGGGGAGAATACTGTGGAGGAGAGGTCCGTCGACCGCAGGGGCCGTTACCAGGACAACGAAGAAGAGGCGGAAGAGCGGAACTGccgaaaggaggaggagggggaggccgctccggaggaggaggaagaggctgagcagagagagggagagggagaagtggaGGAAGAGGCGGTGGAGGAGGAGAAACCGAGACGGTCCTATATGAGAGAACAG GTGAATGAAAAGCAGAATGGAGGTCTGCACGAGGAGACTCCTCAAAAACACAAAAAACCAGAAAGGACCCTGAG CCGCGGCAGCGTGTGTTCCCCGGAGGCGGGGGCGGAGGAGCAGGACGACACGGCGCGCCTGGAGGCGGAGCTTAAGCTGCAGGAGCTGAAGCGCCGCCGTGACGACGCGGAGAGCGAGGAGTTCGAGAGGATGAGACAGAAGCAGCAGGAGGCTGagcaggagctggaggagctgaagaagaagagggaggagaggaggaagatcatagaaggggaggagagacagaagaaacAGGAGGAGGCCGAGAAGAAGgccagagaggag gaggagaagaggaggatgaaggaggAGATAGAGCGGAGGAGGGCGGAGGCGGCCGAGAAGAGACAGCAGATGGGGGTGGAGACCGTCGACGCAGAGGCCAAACCCTTCAAATGCTTCAGTCCCAGAGGATCCTCCCTCAAG ATTGGTGAAAGGGCAGAGTTTCTGAGCAAGTCGGCACAGAAAAG CACGGTGAAGACAActcactctcctgtcgtctctaAGATTGACAACAGACTGGAGCAGTACACCTCTGTTGCCCAG AACAAGGAGATGCGGTCCCCACGCTCCGGTGCCGTGGACCTGCCCATGGTGACAGATGGGATACGCAACATTAAGAGCATGTGGGAGAAAGGCAGCGTGTTCAACTCGCCCGGGGGCGGCGGGGGCACGTACAAG GAAGCAGCTGGGATGAAGATAGGTGTGGCGGGCCGCATCAACGACTGGCTGAATAAAACCCCCGAGAGCAAAACGCCGGGAGGAAGGCCCGCG gaCCTAAAGCCTGGAGATGTGACCAACAAGAGAAGTCTGTGGGAAAACAAGGGCTCCTCCCCAGCCAAG GTGACTGGCAGAGGGGAGAATAAATCTGTCTCCAACG GTATGGGACACGAATGA
- the LOC115198726 gene encoding non-muscle caldesmon isoform X2, with protein sequence MDDDFERRRELRRQKREEMRLEAERVTETVSVSSSSMTSSGGGDDDEQALLERMAKREERRQKRLMEALEREKDQNPGNDGNHGSGENTVEERSVDRRGRYQDNEEEAEERNCRKEEEGEAAPEEEEEAEQREGEGEVEEEAVEEEKPRRSYMREQESIEEKTRNEEDTEEPAVVLNEVEESVNSEVEVEEDAELSDKVEEEVEEPDQLEVEGTMVTLNNETEEDCGMSTIQNGLDVVNEKQNGGLHEETPQKHKKPERTLSRGSVCSPEAGAEEQDDTARLEAELKLQELKRRRDDAESEEFERMRQKQQEAEQELEELKKKREERRKIIEGEERQKKQEEAEKKAREEEEKRRMKEEIERRRAEAAEKRQQMGVETVDAEAKPFKCFSPRGSSLKIGERAEFLSKSAQKSTVKTTHSPVVSKIDNRLEQYTSVAQNKEMRSPRSGAVDLPMVTDGIRNIKSMWEKGSVFNSPGGGGGTYKEAAGMKIGVAGRINDWLNKTPESKTPGGRPADLKPGDVTNKRSLWENKGSSPAKVTGRGENKSVSNGMGHE encoded by the exons tgtGACAGAGACTGTGTCTGTGTCCTCCTCCTCTATGACCTCCTCGGGTGGAGGAGACGATGATGAGCAGGCCCTGCTGGAGCGCATGGCCAAACGAGAGGAGCGCAGGCAGAAAAGATTGATGGAAGCTCTGGAGCGAGAGAAGGATCAGAACCCCGGCAATGACGGTAACCACGGCAGCGGGGAGAATACTGTGGAGGAGAGGTCCGTCGACCGCAGGGGCCGTTACCAGGACAACGAAGAAGAGGCGGAAGAGCGGAACTGccgaaaggaggaggagggggaggccgctccggaggaggaggaagaggctgagcagagagagggagagggagaagtggaGGAAGAGGCGGTGGAGGAGGAGAAACCGAGACGGTCCTATATGAGAGAACAG GAATCCATTGAGGAAAAAACTAGAAACGAG GAAGATACAGAAGAACCAGCAGTGGTTTTAAATGAGGTTGAGGAATCAGTCAATTCAGAGGTAGAGGTTGAAGAAGATGCTGAATTAAGTGATAAGGTAGAAGAAGAGGTAGAGGAACCAGATCAGTTAGAGGTAGAGGGCACAATGGTGACActgaacaatgagactgaggaagACTGTGGGATGTCAACCATCCAAAACGGCTTGGATGTG GTGAATGAAAAGCAGAATGGAGGTCTGCACGAGGAGACTCCTCAAAAACACAAAAAACCAGAAAGGACCCTGAG CCGCGGCAGCGTGTGTTCCCCGGAGGCGGGGGCGGAGGAGCAGGACGACACGGCGCGCCTGGAGGCGGAGCTTAAGCTGCAGGAGCTGAAGCGCCGCCGTGACGACGCGGAGAGCGAGGAGTTCGAGAGGATGAGACAGAAGCAGCAGGAGGCTGagcaggagctggaggagctgaagaagaagagggaggagaggaggaagatcatagaaggggaggagagacagaagaaacAGGAGGAGGCCGAGAAGAAGgccagagaggag gaggagaagaggaggatgaaggaggAGATAGAGCGGAGGAGGGCGGAGGCGGCCGAGAAGAGACAGCAGATGGGGGTGGAGACCGTCGACGCAGAGGCCAAACCCTTCAAATGCTTCAGTCCCAGAGGATCCTCCCTCAAG ATTGGTGAAAGGGCAGAGTTTCTGAGCAAGTCGGCACAGAAAAG CACGGTGAAGACAActcactctcctgtcgtctctaAGATTGACAACAGACTGGAGCAGTACACCTCTGTTGCCCAG AACAAGGAGATGCGGTCCCCACGCTCCGGTGCCGTGGACCTGCCCATGGTGACAGATGGGATACGCAACATTAAGAGCATGTGGGAGAAAGGCAGCGTGTTCAACTCGCCCGGGGGCGGCGGGGGCACGTACAAG GAAGCAGCTGGGATGAAGATAGGTGTGGCGGGCCGCATCAACGACTGGCTGAATAAAACCCCCGAGAGCAAAACGCCGGGAGGAAGGCCCGCG gaCCTAAAGCCTGGAGATGTGACCAACAAGAGAAGTCTGTGGGAAAACAAGGGCTCCTCCCCAGCCAAG GTGACTGGCAGAGGGGAGAATAAATCTGTCTCCAACG GTATGGGACACGAATGA